The following DNA comes from Nicotiana sylvestris chromosome 10, ASM39365v2, whole genome shotgun sequence.
ATCCAAAAGAGCAAAAAGTTCATGTAAAAAGGGTTGGAAAATAATGTACCTAAGAACTGGTCTGTCTTTCAATGTTCACGTGTCAATGGGAGAAGTAGATTGATCAACTTCAAAAGGGCTTTCTGACTCAGGAAGAACTTTGCACATCAAGTGCTTGCGTCGCTGCAATGTTAACAGGATAAATAGGTTATCTGTCTCAACAATGGTATACCCTGCTTTTCTATACATGTTGAGCGGAGCAGTATCAATCATTCGACAGTGCAAGTAAACCTCTCTAGAAGAACTCATTTGAGAGATTAGTTCCTCGCTTGCTTTCAACAGATGCCAACCAATGCCCCTTCTGCAAAATGATAATAACCAATAACACGACTCAATACCAGTCCAACATGATGCAGCCATTTACTCTCCCAATAAGAATAACTTTACATTCATCAACTTTTCCTATAAAAGTATGTTTCCATTTATTTAGACTTAGTTATACATCTAAGTATTTATGAACTACGTCGCCAAGTATTCCCTCTATTCCAGTTCACGTGACACTATTTCCTTATTAGTCTGTACCAAAAAAGAATGATATATTTCTATATTTAAGAAACAACTAAACTTTAAACTTTCAAGTTTACCTTTTAATGAGAAGCTTCTATTGCCACACAAATGTTACGGCATGTTTAataccacaagtttcaaaagtcttattTTCTCTTTTGAACTCATTGTCGGGTCAAActatgtcacttaaattgaaacggagggagtatatgttaaaagttcaaattaaaaataaaaagtttaggAAGGAGAAATATACTGGCTGAGAATAATCTCTTGCGATCCAGATAGTCTCTTGAATTACTTCTACACTCTTACCACATATAATTTGACAAAGAAAGAAACAGTTAAAAACCATACCTCCTAAGCAACTTCTCTACAGTCATATTGCAAATGTATGGAGAGTTCTTGGGGGGAGTAGGTGTGGGAGGATTAGCATTAGCACCCCTTTTATCAAAACACACTTCCACAGTTCCAGCCAATTGCAAATCTGAATCTTCTCCATTTTCTTTATAGAATCCAAGAAGTGTTGCAGTGTGAGGCATCATTGCTCTTCTTTCAATCATGTACTGCTTCACTAAGTAAGCCAAGAATTTCACATAACCTTTAGGCATCAACATTGACTCAGCAAAAGACTCAGCCAACAGCCAAACAGTAACATCCATCTCTTCTTCCCTCATCACACGCACCCACAATACCCCAGATCCCAATTCTTGAAAATACCTGTATTTCTCTAAAAATTCAAGCTTTTCAAGCTCTTGATTAGTGAGAAATTTACCTGTTTGAAGTGGGGTTTCtattgaggaagaagatgaagaagattgGGAAGTTGAAAGTGGGATAATTAGATTGGGAGTGTGTGAATTTGATGAGATGAGAAAAGGGAATGGATCTTTTTGTgtaaagattgaagctttatgTGAACTGAAGTTGGTATTATGGTGAAAATGGTGATGGTAGCTGTGGTGAGATTGAGGGTCTAAAGAAAATGCTAAAGAAATAGCAGTAGCCATGGGAGTAGAAGGGAAATGCTTGGCTGAACTGAAAGTTTGGATGTTGCAAAGGGGGTTTTCTGTCTCTCACTAAAAATCACATTATCTGGGGAAAAAAAAGTGTCTCAAATAATTGTCGCATTaagaatttaaaattaaatttattaGTAATTATTTCCAACTGTATTCTTAATACTCCTATTAAAAAAGTAATCAACATTAGTTGGTATAATAATTAATTTATCACGAGAACAATGAGTACAAGACAATTATCTCATATTTATTCAATATATATAATGTGAATTCTCAATCATTTTTTGCATGTTATTAAACTTTAAATTTACTACGACATAAGATTCCACCATGCTAATATTGTAGTACAAATATAAAAAGACACCTAACTTTTCACGTACATATTTCTTATCCGTTTTGATTGTAGCAATATCAAGCCCTtatatttttttcattatttgagGTTTCAATATAGTAATCGTGTTGGCATAAtttctttgaaacttaataagttctTTGAGATTTATAATAATATTCAGTTGTCAATATTGTTCTACCAAATAGTAATAAAGTTGTACACAactctcaattaattttgtaataCCAGATATTTAATGACACTATCCAAATGGTGAATATTTCTTTCACAGAGAATATTACTGTTATTATGTTATGGTCAAAATAATTATAGCTAAGATCCTTTTCTTGCTTGACCATTTTTCCTTTAATA
Coding sequences within:
- the LOC104222332 gene encoding GCN5-related N-acetyltransferase 5, chloroplastic isoform X2 encodes the protein MATAISLAFSLDPQSHHSYHHHFHHNTNFSSHKASIFTQKDPFPFLISSNSHTPNLIIPLSTSQSSSSSSSIETPLQTGKFLTNQELEKLEFLEKYRYFQELGSGVLWVRVMREEEMDVTVWLLAESFAESMLMPKGYVKFLAYLVKQYMIERRAMMPHTATLLGFYKENGEDSDLQLAGTVEVCFDKRGANANPPTPTPPKNSPYICNMTVEKLLRRRGIGWHLLKASEELISQMSSSRERRKHLMCKVLPESESPFEVDQSTSPIDT
- the LOC104222332 gene encoding GCN5-related N-acetyltransferase 5, chloroplastic isoform X1 — its product is MATAISLAFSLDPQSHHSYHHHFHHNTNFSSHKASIFTQKDPFPFLISSNSHTPNLIIPLSTSQSSSSSSSIETPLQTGKFLTNQELEKLEFLEKYRYFQELGSGVLWVRVMREEEMDVTVWLLAESFAESMLMPKGYVKFLAYLVKQYMIERRAMMPHTATLLGFYKENGEDSDLQLAGTVEVCFDKRGANANPPTPTPPKNSPYICNMTVEKLLRRRGIGWHLLKASEELISQMSSSREVYLHCRMIDTAPLNMYRKAGYTIVETDNLFILLTLQRRKHLMCKVLPESESPFEVDQSTSPIDT